Within the Citrus sinensis chloroplast, complete genome genome, the region ATAAATGATTTTAGCCCTTATAAAAAGAAAACGGATTCTTGAACCCCTTTCGCGCTCATGTCACGTCGAGGTACTACAGAAGAAAAAACTGCAAAATCCGATCCAATTTATCGTAATCGATTAGTTAACATGTTGGTTAACCGTATTCTGAAACACGGAAAAAAATCATTGGCTTATCAAATTATCTATCGAGCCTTGAAAAAGATTCAACAAAAGACAGAAAAAAATCCACTATCTGTTTTACGTCAAGCAATACGTGGAGTAACTCCCGATATAGCAGTAAAAGCAAGACGTGTAGGCGGATCGACTCATCAAGTTCCCATTGAAATAGGATCCGCACAAGGAAAAGCACTTGCCGTTCGTTGGTTATTAGGGGCATCCCGAAAACGTCCGGGTCGAAATATGGCTTTCAAATTAAGTTCCGAATTAGTGGATGCTGCCAAAGGGAGTGGCGATGCCATACGCAAAAAGGAAGAGACTCATAGAATGGCAGAGGCAAATAGAGCTTTTGCACATTTTCGTTAATCCATAACAGGGTCTATATAGACACATAGATCCGTGGATCCATACATCTCGATCGGAAAAGAATCAATAGAAAAAGAAAGAGTCGGAATTGATCGATATATTTCTCGAAACAAACGAAAAGGAAACGAAAGATGAAACATAAATCATGGATCAACTAAGCCCTCTCGGGGACTTGCTTAAGAATAAGAAAGAGGAATCTCATGTAAATACCATGGAATAAGGTTTGATCCTATTCATGGAGATTCCGTAAATATTCCATTCCAAAAATAGAAAGTTCGAAACAATTGGGATTTTTTTGGAGATTGGATGCAGTTACTAATTCATGATCTGGCATGTACAGAATGAAAAC harbors:
- the rps7 gene encoding ribosomal protein S7 — its product is MSRRGTTEEKTAKSDPIYRNRLVNMLVNRILKHGKKSLAYQIIYRALKKIQQKTEKNPLSVLRQAIRGVTPDIAVKARRVGGSTHQVPIEIGSAQGKALAVRWLLGASRKRPGRNMAFKLSSELVDAAKGSGDAIRKKEETHRMAEANRAFAHFR